The Pseudomonas extremaustralis genome contains a region encoding:
- the xdhA gene encoding xanthine dehydrogenase small subunit, which yields MIQFLLNQELRSEHTLDPNLTVLNYLREHVGKSGTKEGCASGDCGACTVVVGELHADAQGTEQIRYRSLNACLTFVSSLHGKQLISVEDLKHQGQLHSVQKAMVECHGSQCGFCTPGFVMSLFALQKNSDAPDSQKAHEALAGNLCRCTGYRPILAAAEQACCNKPQDQFDSRQAETIARLKAIAPTQTGELNSGDKRCLVPLTVADLADLYDAYPQARLLAGGTDLALEVTQFHRTLPVMIYVGNIEEMKRIESFDDRLEIGAAAPLSDCYAALHHAYPDFGDLLHRFASLQIRNQGTLGGNIGNASPIGDSPPLLIALGARIVLCKGNVRRTLALEDYFIDYRVTARQDSEFIEKVIVPKGHALFRAYKVSKRLDDDISAVCAAFNLTIDNGVVREARVAFGGMAATPKRAKRCEAALVGAPWNAATVEQACAALAEDFTPLSDFRASKEYRLLSAQNLLRKYFIELQTPHIETRVTAYV from the coding sequence GTGATCCAGTTTTTACTTAACCAGGAACTCCGTAGCGAACACACCCTGGACCCCAACCTCACCGTACTCAACTACCTGCGCGAGCATGTGGGCAAGTCCGGCACCAAGGAAGGTTGCGCCAGCGGTGACTGCGGCGCGTGCACCGTGGTGGTCGGCGAGTTGCATGCCGATGCGCAAGGCACCGAGCAGATTCGCTATCGCAGCCTCAATGCCTGCCTGACGTTTGTGTCGTCGTTGCACGGCAAGCAACTGATCAGCGTCGAAGACCTCAAGCACCAGGGCCAGTTGCACAGCGTGCAGAAAGCCATGGTGGAGTGCCACGGCTCGCAATGCGGTTTTTGTACCCCCGGCTTTGTGATGTCGTTGTTCGCCCTGCAAAAGAACAGCGACGCCCCCGACAGCCAGAAAGCCCACGAAGCCCTGGCCGGCAACTTGTGCCGCTGCACCGGCTATCGCCCGATCCTCGCCGCTGCCGAACAGGCCTGCTGCAACAAACCCCAGGACCAGTTCGACAGCCGCCAGGCCGAGACGATTGCTCGCTTGAAAGCCATCGCGCCAACCCAGACCGGCGAACTCAACAGCGGCGACAAACGCTGCCTGGTACCGCTGACCGTCGCCGACCTGGCCGACCTCTACGACGCCTATCCGCAAGCCCGTCTGCTGGCCGGTGGCACGGACCTGGCGCTGGAAGTCACCCAGTTCCACCGCACGCTGCCGGTGATGATTTATGTCGGCAACATTGAAGAAATGAAGCGCATCGAATCCTTCGACGACCGCCTGGAAATCGGCGCCGCCGCCCCACTCTCCGATTGTTATGCCGCACTGCATCACGCCTACCCGGACTTCGGCGACCTGCTGCACCGCTTCGCCTCCCTGCAGATCCGCAACCAGGGCACCCTCGGCGGCAATATCGGCAACGCCTCGCCGATCGGCGACTCGCCGCCGCTGCTGATCGCCCTCGGCGCCCGGATCGTACTGTGCAAAGGCAACGTCCGCCGGACGTTGGCGCTGGAAGACTACTTCATCGACTACCGCGTCACCGCGCGCCAGGACAGCGAGTTCATCGAAAAAGTCATCGTGCCCAAGGGCCATGCGCTGTTCCGTGCGTACAAGGTTTCCAAGCGCCTGGACGACGATATTTCCGCCGTGTGCGCGGCCTTCAACCTGACGATCGACAACGGTGTGGTCCGCGAAGCGCGCGTCGCCTTCGGTGGCATGGCTGCCACGCCCAAACGCGCTAAACGTTGCGAAGCCGCGTTGGTCGGCGCCCCCTGGAACGCCGCCACCGTGGAGCAAGCCTGCGCCGCACTGGCCGAGGACTTCACCCCGCTGTCGGACTTTCGCGCCAGCAAGGAATACCGCCTGCTCAGCGCACAGAACCTGCTGCGCAAATACTTCATCGAGCTGCAAACGCCGCACATCGAGACTCGGGTGACCGCTTATGTCTAA
- a CDS encoding GntR family transcriptional regulator, with translation MTFKAPDSLAEQIAHHLAERIIRGDLKPGERIQEQKVTLALNVSRGSVREALLILERRHLIAILPRRGAHVTELTAHKVQSLCTLMSELYILLGNAVAQGWQVQADMAPFLQIQQRLVTSYERQDIRAFVEESFNVMRAAYPFANNPYLQETVENLQPAMNRAYYLALDQRKASMGEYLALFEQLLAAVLARDLAQIRLVLSVYGQRSCSLVVAALTDV, from the coding sequence ATGACGTTCAAGGCGCCGGACAGTCTCGCCGAGCAAATCGCTCACCACCTCGCCGAACGTATCATTCGCGGCGATCTCAAGCCTGGGGAGCGGATCCAGGAACAGAAAGTCACGCTGGCGCTCAACGTCAGCCGTGGTTCTGTGCGCGAAGCCTTGTTGATCCTCGAACGCCGGCATCTGATTGCGATCCTGCCGCGCCGTGGCGCCCATGTCACCGAACTCACCGCGCACAAAGTGCAGAGCCTGTGCACGCTGATGAGCGAGCTGTATATCCTGCTCGGCAATGCGGTTGCCCAGGGCTGGCAGGTCCAGGCCGACATGGCCCCGTTTCTGCAGATCCAGCAGCGCCTGGTCACCAGTTATGAACGCCAGGATATCCGCGCCTTCGTCGAAGAAAGCTTCAATGTGATGCGCGCCGCGTACCCCTTCGCCAACAACCCGTACTTGCAGGAGACCGTCGAAAACCTGCAGCCGGCGATGAACCGTGCCTATTACCTGGCGCTGGACCAGCGCAAGGCGTCCATGGGCGAATACCTGGCGCTGTTCGAGCAACTGCTCGCCGCGGTGCTGGCCCGTGACCTGGCGCAGATTCGCCTGGTGCTGTCGGTCTACGGCCAGCGCAGTTGCTCGCTGGTGGTCGCTGCGTTGACGGACGTCTAA
- the xdhB gene encoding xanthine dehydrogenase molybdopterin binding subunit, with protein sequence MSNHHAVVKTQAELAELFAQDLTSGVGRSVKHDSATKHVSGEAQYIDDRLEFPNQLHLYARLSDRAHARILSIDTAPCHAFDGVRIVITHQDVPGLKDIGPLLPGDPLLAIDTVQFVGQVVLAVAARDLDTARKAAMAAVIEYEDLEPVLDVVEAYRKKHFVLDSHTHQRGDSAGALATAKNRIQGTLHIGGQEHFYLETQISSVMPTEDGGMIVYCSTQNPTEVQKLVAEVLDVSMNKIVVDMRRMGGGFGGKETQAASPACLCAVVAHLTGQPTKMRLPRVEDMLMTGKRHPFYIEYDVGFDDRGRLHGINLELAGNCGCSPDLSNSIVDRAMFHADNAYYLGDVTVNGHRCKTNTASNTAYRGFGGPQGMVAIEEVMDAIARHLALDPLAVRKTNYYGKTERNVTHYYQTVEHNLLEEMTAELEASSQYAERREAIRRYNAHSPILKKGLALTPVKFGISFTASFLNQAGALIHIYTDGSIHLNHGGTEMGQGLNTKVAQVVAEVFQVEIDRVQITATNTDKVPNTSPTAASSGADLNGKAAQNAAETIKQRLVEFAARKYEVSEADVAFHNGHVRVGEQILAFETLIQQAYFAQVSLSSTGFYKTPKIFYDRSQARGRPFYYFAFGAACCEVIVDILTGEYKMLRTDILHDVGASLNPAIDIGQVEGGFIQGMGWLTMEELVWNDKGKLMTNGPASYKIPAVADMPLDLRVKLVENRKNPEDTVFHSKAVGEPPFMLGIASWCAIKDAVASLGDYRHQPKIDAPATPERVLWGCEQMRRLQAVKSVDAQTELASL encoded by the coding sequence ATGTCTAACCATCACGCCGTCGTTAAAACCCAGGCCGAACTGGCCGAGCTGTTCGCCCAGGACCTGACCTCCGGCGTCGGCCGCAGCGTCAAGCATGACAGCGCCACCAAGCACGTATCCGGCGAGGCGCAGTACATCGATGATCGCCTGGAATTCCCCAACCAGTTGCACCTGTATGCGCGCCTGTCCGACCGCGCCCACGCCCGAATCCTGAGCATCGACACCGCGCCCTGCCATGCCTTCGACGGCGTGCGCATCGTCATCACCCACCAGGACGTGCCAGGCCTGAAAGACATCGGCCCGTTGCTGCCGGGCGATCCGCTGCTGGCCATCGACACCGTGCAGTTCGTCGGCCAGGTGGTGCTGGCCGTGGCCGCCCGCGACCTGGACACCGCACGCAAGGCCGCGATGGCCGCCGTCATCGAATACGAAGACCTGGAACCGGTGCTGGATGTGGTCGAGGCCTATCGCAAAAAGCACTTCGTGCTGGACAGCCACACCCACCAGCGCGGTGATTCGGCAGGCGCGTTGGCAACGGCGAAGAATCGCATTCAGGGCACCCTGCATATCGGCGGCCAGGAACACTTCTACCTGGAAACCCAGATTTCTTCAGTAATGCCCACCGAAGACGGCGGCATGATCGTCTACTGCTCCACGCAGAACCCCACCGAAGTACAGAAACTGGTGGCCGAAGTGCTGGACGTGTCGATGAACAAGATCGTCGTCGACATGCGTCGCATGGGCGGCGGTTTTGGCGGCAAGGAAACCCAGGCCGCCAGCCCGGCGTGCCTGTGTGCGGTGGTCGCGCACCTCACCGGCCAGCCGACCAAGATGCGCCTGCCGCGGGTCGAAGACATGCTGATGACCGGCAAGCGCCATCCCTTCTATATCGAATACGACGTGGGCTTCGACGACCGTGGACGCCTGCACGGTATCAATCTGGAACTGGCCGGCAACTGCGGCTGCTCGCCGGACCTGTCCAACTCGATTGTCGACCGCGCGATGTTCCATGCCGACAACGCGTACTACCTGGGCGATGTCACGGTCAACGGCCATCGCTGCAAGACCAACACCGCGTCCAATACCGCCTATCGCGGCTTCGGCGGCCCCCAAGGCATGGTCGCCATCGAAGAAGTGATGGACGCCATCGCCCGCCATCTAGCCCTCGACCCATTGGCGGTGCGCAAGACCAACTACTACGGCAAGACCGAGCGCAACGTCACCCACTACTACCAGACCGTCGAGCACAACCTGCTCGAAGAGATGACCGCCGAGCTGGAGGCCAGCAGCCAATACGCCGAGCGCCGCGAAGCGATCCGCCGGTACAACGCCCACAGCCCGATCCTGAAAAAAGGCCTGGCGCTGACCCCGGTGAAATTCGGTATTTCCTTCACCGCGAGCTTTCTCAACCAGGCCGGCGCGCTGATCCACATCTACACCGACGGCAGCATCCACCTGAACCATGGCGGCACCGAAATGGGCCAGGGCCTGAACACCAAGGTCGCGCAAGTGGTGGCCGAAGTGTTCCAGGTTGAGATCGACCGCGTACAGATCACCGCCACCAACACCGACAAGGTACCCAACACCTCGCCAACCGCGGCCTCCAGCGGCGCCGACCTGAACGGCAAGGCCGCGCAGAACGCCGCCGAAACCATCAAGCAGCGCCTGGTGGAATTTGCCGCGCGCAAGTACGAAGTGAGCGAAGCGGACGTGGCCTTCCATAACGGCCATGTGCGTGTGGGCGAGCAGATCCTGGCCTTCGAGACGTTGATCCAACAGGCGTATTTCGCCCAGGTCTCGTTGTCGAGCACCGGTTTCTACAAGACCCCGAAAATCTTCTACGACCGCAGCCAGGCGCGCGGCCGGCCGTTCTACTACTTCGCCTTCGGCGCGGCCTGTTGCGAAGTGATCGTCGACATCCTGACCGGCGAATACAAAATGCTGCGCACCGACATCCTCCATGACGTGGGCGCCTCGCTGAACCCGGCCATCGACATCGGCCAGGTGGAAGGCGGCTTCATCCAGGGCATGGGCTGGCTGACCATGGAAGAGCTGGTGTGGAACGACAAGGGTAAATTGATGACCAACGGCCCGGCCAGCTACAAGATCCCGGCCGTCGCCGACATGCCGTTGGATTTGCGCGTGAAGCTGGTGGAAAACCGCAAGAACCCGGAAGACACGGTGTTCCATTCCAAGGCCGTGGGCGAGCCACCGTTCATGCTCGGCATCGCCTCGTGGTGCGCGATCAAGGATGCCGTGGCGAGCCTGGGCGACTATCGCCATCAGCCGAAGATCGACGCACCGGCGACACCGGAGCGGGTGTTGTGGGGGTGTGAGCAGATGCGCCGGTTGCAGGCAGTGAAGAGCGTCGATGCGCAAACCGAGTTGGCTTCGCTTTAG